A window of the Dermatophagoides farinae isolate YC_2012a chromosome 2, ASM2471394v1, whole genome shotgun sequence genome harbors these coding sequences:
- the HBS1 gene encoding translation elongation factor EF-1alpha (GTPase) HBS1 isoform X2: MSRHRNIRTRTFSEEYDDYDYDQYGRSVEEDLCISPGTANMYLYENNMNTFPESLDQPSETDDLTSTKLNSCIQFIRDAIGDSKSEEEILFALKQTKCDPESAIDFLLSNQREKKEKQQKSEIIVTESRNSKLFRAVTTKLPNSTKNNANNPIISNDLNHYKIRKFLKDFMIKSLKIYKNQIAAQRDSPKLIKKQTTVNSESNKKAENVETAKRIVPTKMMLQTPEKSSVPPSPISAKIIRQNIKQKSIEEIGKIYHTKRIDGKKMLLNLVIAGHVDAGKSTIMGHLLALLGNVSKKHMHKNETEAKKLGKASFMYAWVLDETDEERNRGITIDVGHHCFETSKRIVNILDAPGHRDFIPNMIMGTTKADVAMLVIDATNGEFESGFEAGGQTQEHILLLRSFGITQVAIVINKMDNVDFDQTRYKQIVDKIRKFLKQVGFKDQSVEYIPCSGMTGDNLIELSKNPNFNWYNGPTVIDIIDNFTCSPRLVDKPFRMSISDLFKGQTSGIYLSGKIDYGYVEANQKLLILPNNEYCTVKNITIDNENQLEAFAGDVVSLNITQVDGLEISIGNLLCDILSPCTMATKFEARIVTFGTIGMPLINGSSVIIYSVCLNEVVTLTKLCAQLDKNKNEVIKRNPRLLGKNQAAIVEITSQKPICIETFDNSKEYGRFVIRSEHFTMGTGIVTKILKTN, from the exons ATGTCTCGTCATCGAAACATACGAACACGTACTTTTTCCGAAG aatatgatgattatgattatgatcaatatGGACGTTCTGTGGAAGAAGATTTATGCATCTCACCCGGTACAGCAAACATGTATCTATATGAGAATAATATGAATACTTTTCCAGAATCATTGGATCAACCATCTGAAACTGATGATCTTACAA GTACAAAGCTTAATTCTTGTATCCAATTTATTCGTGATGCGATTGGTGATTCGAAATCTGAAGAGGAAATTCTATTTGCCTTAAAACAAACTAAATGCGATCCCGAATCAGCCATAGactttttattatcaaatcaacgagaaaaaaaggagaaacaacaaaaatccgAAATTATTGTCACAG AGTCGCGAAATTCTAAATTATTTAGAGCTGTAACGACAAAATTgccaaattcaacaaaaaacaatgcaAACAACCCCATCATCAGCaatgatttaaatcattataaaattagaaaatttttaaaagatttcatgataaaatcattgaaGATATACAAGAATCAAATCGCAGCTCAAAGAG ATTCTCCAAAACttatcaaaaaacaaacaacagttAACTCAGAAAGCAATAAAAAAGCCGAAAATGTCGAAACAGCCAAAAGAATCGTTCCAACCAAGATGATGCTCCAAACACCTGAAAAGTCATCAGTTCCACCCAGTCCAATTAGCGCTAAAATAATTAGACAgaatatcaaacaaaaaagtatTGAAGAGATCGGAAAAATCTACCATACGAAACGAATAGATGGTAAAAAAATGCTACTAAATTTGGTGATTGCTGGTCATGTTGATGCCGGTAAAAGTACAATCATGGGACACCTATTGGCTTTGTTGGGCAATGTTTCCAAGAAACATATGCATAAGAATGAAACCGAAGCTAAAAAACTTGGCAAAGCATCTTTCATGTATGCCTGGGTGTTGGATGAAACTGATGAAGAAAGAAATCGTGGTATAACCATTGATGttggtcatcattgtttCGAAACATCAAAACGTATTGTCAATATTCTGGATGCACCGGGACATCGAGATTTTATACCGAACATGATAATGGGAACGACAAAAGCTGATGTGGCCATGTTGGTGATAGATGCTACAAATGGTGAATTTGAAAGTGGTTTCGAAGCCGGTGGTCAAACACAGGAacatattttattattacgatcATTCGGAATAACACAGGTGGCAATTGtcataaataaaatggacAATGTTGATTTCGATCAAACACGATATAAGCAAATAGTCGACAAGATACGAAAATTCTTAAAACAAGTAGGCTTTAAAGATCAATCGGTGGAATATATACCATGCAGTGGTATGACTGGTGATAATCTCAttgaattatcaaaaaatccAAACTTTAATTGGTATAACGGGCCAACAGTGATCGACATTATAg ATAATTTCACATGTTCTCCACGTCTTGTGGATAAACCTTTTCGAATGTCGATTAGTGATTTATTCAAAGGACAAACTTCGggtatttatttatctgGAAAAATCGATTATGGTTATGTAGAggcaaatcaaaaattactCATTTTACCGAATAATGAATACTGTACCGTAAAGA ATATCACCATCGACAACGAAAATCAACTGGAAGCATTCGCAGGTGATGTTGTCTCTTTAAACATTACTCAAGTCGATGGTTTAGAAATTTCCATCGGAAACTTACTTTGTGATATTCTTTCGCCTTGCACTATGGCCACCAAATTCGAAGCTCGTATCGTTACTTTTGGCACCATTGGAATGCCCCTAATAAAT gGTTCATCAGTGATAATTTATTcggtttgtttgaatgaagtAGTTACATTGACCAAACTATGTGCACAATtagataaaaacaaaaatgaagtGATCAAACGGAATCCACGGTTGTTGGGCAAAAATCAAGCTGCAATTGTCGAGATTACTTCACAGAAACCGATTTGTATTGAAACATTCGATAATAGTAAAGAATATGGACGTTTTGTCATTCGTTCAGAACATTTTACAATGGGCACTGGTATTGTaacgaaaattttgaaaactaattaa
- the HBS1 gene encoding translation elongation factor EF-1alpha (GTPase) HBS1 isoform X1, which produces MSRHRNIRTRTFSEEYDDYDYDQYGRSVEEDLCISPGTANMYLYENNMNTFPESLDQPSETDDLTSTKLNSCIQFIRDAIGDSKSEEEILFALKQTKCDPESAIDFLLSNQREKKEKQQKSEIIVTAIESRNSKLFRAVTTKLPNSTKNNANNPIISNDLNHYKIRKFLKDFMIKSLKIYKNQIAAQRDSPKLIKKQTTVNSESNKKAENVETAKRIVPTKMMLQTPEKSSVPPSPISAKIIRQNIKQKSIEEIGKIYHTKRIDGKKMLLNLVIAGHVDAGKSTIMGHLLALLGNVSKKHMHKNETEAKKLGKASFMYAWVLDETDEERNRGITIDVGHHCFETSKRIVNILDAPGHRDFIPNMIMGTTKADVAMLVIDATNGEFESGFEAGGQTQEHILLLRSFGITQVAIVINKMDNVDFDQTRYKQIVDKIRKFLKQVGFKDQSVEYIPCSGMTGDNLIELSKNPNFNWYNGPTVIDIIDNFTCSPRLVDKPFRMSISDLFKGQTSGIYLSGKIDYGYVEANQKLLILPNNEYCTVKNITIDNENQLEAFAGDVVSLNITQVDGLEISIGNLLCDILSPCTMATKFEARIVTFGTIGMPLINGSSVIIYSVCLNEVVTLTKLCAQLDKNKNEVIKRNPRLLGKNQAAIVEITSQKPICIETFDNSKEYGRFVIRSEHFTMGTGIVTKILKTN; this is translated from the exons ATGTCTCGTCATCGAAACATACGAACACGTACTTTTTCCGAAG aatatgatgattatgattatgatcaatatGGACGTTCTGTGGAAGAAGATTTATGCATCTCACCCGGTACAGCAAACATGTATCTATATGAGAATAATATGAATACTTTTCCAGAATCATTGGATCAACCATCTGAAACTGATGATCTTACAA GTACAAAGCTTAATTCTTGTATCCAATTTATTCGTGATGCGATTGGTGATTCGAAATCTGAAGAGGAAATTCTATTTGCCTTAAAACAAACTAAATGCGATCCCGAATCAGCCATAGactttttattatcaaatcaacgagaaaaaaaggagaaacaacaaaaatccgAAATTATTGTCACAG CGATAGAGTCGCGAAATTCTAAATTATTTAGAGCTGTAACGACAAAATTgccaaattcaacaaaaaacaatgcaAACAACCCCATCATCAGCaatgatttaaatcattataaaattagaaaatttttaaaagatttcatgataaaatcattgaaGATATACAAGAATCAAATCGCAGCTCAAAGAG ATTCTCCAAAACttatcaaaaaacaaacaacagttAACTCAGAAAGCAATAAAAAAGCCGAAAATGTCGAAACAGCCAAAAGAATCGTTCCAACCAAGATGATGCTCCAAACACCTGAAAAGTCATCAGTTCCACCCAGTCCAATTAGCGCTAAAATAATTAGACAgaatatcaaacaaaaaagtatTGAAGAGATCGGAAAAATCTACCATACGAAACGAATAGATGGTAAAAAAATGCTACTAAATTTGGTGATTGCTGGTCATGTTGATGCCGGTAAAAGTACAATCATGGGACACCTATTGGCTTTGTTGGGCAATGTTTCCAAGAAACATATGCATAAGAATGAAACCGAAGCTAAAAAACTTGGCAAAGCATCTTTCATGTATGCCTGGGTGTTGGATGAAACTGATGAAGAAAGAAATCGTGGTATAACCATTGATGttggtcatcattgtttCGAAACATCAAAACGTATTGTCAATATTCTGGATGCACCGGGACATCGAGATTTTATACCGAACATGATAATGGGAACGACAAAAGCTGATGTGGCCATGTTGGTGATAGATGCTACAAATGGTGAATTTGAAAGTGGTTTCGAAGCCGGTGGTCAAACACAGGAacatattttattattacgatcATTCGGAATAACACAGGTGGCAATTGtcataaataaaatggacAATGTTGATTTCGATCAAACACGATATAAGCAAATAGTCGACAAGATACGAAAATTCTTAAAACAAGTAGGCTTTAAAGATCAATCGGTGGAATATATACCATGCAGTGGTATGACTGGTGATAATCTCAttgaattatcaaaaaatccAAACTTTAATTGGTATAACGGGCCAACAGTGATCGACATTATAg ATAATTTCACATGTTCTCCACGTCTTGTGGATAAACCTTTTCGAATGTCGATTAGTGATTTATTCAAAGGACAAACTTCGggtatttatttatctgGAAAAATCGATTATGGTTATGTAGAggcaaatcaaaaattactCATTTTACCGAATAATGAATACTGTACCGTAAAGA ATATCACCATCGACAACGAAAATCAACTGGAAGCATTCGCAGGTGATGTTGTCTCTTTAAACATTACTCAAGTCGATGGTTTAGAAATTTCCATCGGAAACTTACTTTGTGATATTCTTTCGCCTTGCACTATGGCCACCAAATTCGAAGCTCGTATCGTTACTTTTGGCACCATTGGAATGCCCCTAATAAAT gGTTCATCAGTGATAATTTATTcggtttgtttgaatgaagtAGTTACATTGACCAAACTATGTGCACAATtagataaaaacaaaaatgaagtGATCAAACGGAATCCACGGTTGTTGGGCAAAAATCAAGCTGCAATTGTCGAGATTACTTCACAGAAACCGATTTGTATTGAAACATTCGATAATAGTAAAGAATATGGACGTTTTGTCATTCGTTCAGAACATTTTACAATGGGCACTGGTATTGTaacgaaaattttgaaaactaattaa
- the HBS1 gene encoding translation elongation factor EF-1alpha (GTPase) HBS1 isoform X3 has translation MSRHRNIRTRTFSEEYDDYDYDQYGRSVEEDLCISPGTANMYLYENNMNTFPESLDQPSETDDLTSTKLNSCIQFIRDAIGDSKSEEEILFALKQTKCDPESAIDFLLSNQREKKEKQQKSEIIVTDSPKLIKKQTTVNSESNKKAENVETAKRIVPTKMMLQTPEKSSVPPSPISAKIIRQNIKQKSIEEIGKIYHTKRIDGKKMLLNLVIAGHVDAGKSTIMGHLLALLGNVSKKHMHKNETEAKKLGKASFMYAWVLDETDEERNRGITIDVGHHCFETSKRIVNILDAPGHRDFIPNMIMGTTKADVAMLVIDATNGEFESGFEAGGQTQEHILLLRSFGITQVAIVINKMDNVDFDQTRYKQIVDKIRKFLKQVGFKDQSVEYIPCSGMTGDNLIELSKNPNFNWYNGPTVIDIIDNFTCSPRLVDKPFRMSISDLFKGQTSGIYLSGKIDYGYVEANQKLLILPNNEYCTVKNITIDNENQLEAFAGDVVSLNITQVDGLEISIGNLLCDILSPCTMATKFEARIVTFGTIGMPLINGSSVIIYSVCLNEVVTLTKLCAQLDKNKNEVIKRNPRLLGKNQAAIVEITSQKPICIETFDNSKEYGRFVIRSEHFTMGTGIVTKILKTN, from the exons ATGTCTCGTCATCGAAACATACGAACACGTACTTTTTCCGAAG aatatgatgattatgattatgatcaatatGGACGTTCTGTGGAAGAAGATTTATGCATCTCACCCGGTACAGCAAACATGTATCTATATGAGAATAATATGAATACTTTTCCAGAATCATTGGATCAACCATCTGAAACTGATGATCTTACAA GTACAAAGCTTAATTCTTGTATCCAATTTATTCGTGATGCGATTGGTGATTCGAAATCTGAAGAGGAAATTCTATTTGCCTTAAAACAAACTAAATGCGATCCCGAATCAGCCATAGactttttattatcaaatcaacgagaaaaaaaggagaaacaacaaaaatccgAAATTATTGTCACAG ATTCTCCAAAACttatcaaaaaacaaacaacagttAACTCAGAAAGCAATAAAAAAGCCGAAAATGTCGAAACAGCCAAAAGAATCGTTCCAACCAAGATGATGCTCCAAACACCTGAAAAGTCATCAGTTCCACCCAGTCCAATTAGCGCTAAAATAATTAGACAgaatatcaaacaaaaaagtatTGAAGAGATCGGAAAAATCTACCATACGAAACGAATAGATGGTAAAAAAATGCTACTAAATTTGGTGATTGCTGGTCATGTTGATGCCGGTAAAAGTACAATCATGGGACACCTATTGGCTTTGTTGGGCAATGTTTCCAAGAAACATATGCATAAGAATGAAACCGAAGCTAAAAAACTTGGCAAAGCATCTTTCATGTATGCCTGGGTGTTGGATGAAACTGATGAAGAAAGAAATCGTGGTATAACCATTGATGttggtcatcattgtttCGAAACATCAAAACGTATTGTCAATATTCTGGATGCACCGGGACATCGAGATTTTATACCGAACATGATAATGGGAACGACAAAAGCTGATGTGGCCATGTTGGTGATAGATGCTACAAATGGTGAATTTGAAAGTGGTTTCGAAGCCGGTGGTCAAACACAGGAacatattttattattacgatcATTCGGAATAACACAGGTGGCAATTGtcataaataaaatggacAATGTTGATTTCGATCAAACACGATATAAGCAAATAGTCGACAAGATACGAAAATTCTTAAAACAAGTAGGCTTTAAAGATCAATCGGTGGAATATATACCATGCAGTGGTATGACTGGTGATAATCTCAttgaattatcaaaaaatccAAACTTTAATTGGTATAACGGGCCAACAGTGATCGACATTATAg ATAATTTCACATGTTCTCCACGTCTTGTGGATAAACCTTTTCGAATGTCGATTAGTGATTTATTCAAAGGACAAACTTCGggtatttatttatctgGAAAAATCGATTATGGTTATGTAGAggcaaatcaaaaattactCATTTTACCGAATAATGAATACTGTACCGTAAAGA ATATCACCATCGACAACGAAAATCAACTGGAAGCATTCGCAGGTGATGTTGTCTCTTTAAACATTACTCAAGTCGATGGTTTAGAAATTTCCATCGGAAACTTACTTTGTGATATTCTTTCGCCTTGCACTATGGCCACCAAATTCGAAGCTCGTATCGTTACTTTTGGCACCATTGGAATGCCCCTAATAAAT gGTTCATCAGTGATAATTTATTcggtttgtttgaatgaagtAGTTACATTGACCAAACTATGTGCACAATtagataaaaacaaaaatgaagtGATCAAACGGAATCCACGGTTGTTGGGCAAAAATCAAGCTGCAATTGTCGAGATTACTTCACAGAAACCGATTTGTATTGAAACATTCGATAATAGTAAAGAATATGGACGTTTTGTCATTCGTTCAGAACATTTTACAATGGGCACTGGTATTGTaacgaaaattttgaaaactaattaa